Proteins encoded in a region of the Globicephala melas chromosome 1, mGloMel1.2, whole genome shotgun sequence genome:
- the FRRS1 gene encoding ferric-chelate reductase 1 isoform X3, translating into MAVPGFTLGAFILLLLVSSVANYPNGKVTKSCRGMIPEHGHTPQSDPPYYISVNQMTFRPGEQIKVTLSGPPFKGFLLEARDENLTGPPIGSFTLIDSQVSQLLTCEDIQGSAVSHTSPSNKREIKVYWNAPSSAPNHIKFLATVVEKYDTYWVRIPGPIISQPNVLPFTTPKATIAPMPTLPPVSHLTKSFNASDCGNKKFCIRSPLNCDPEKELACVFLSFTRDAKSVMVEMSGPSKGYLSFAFSHDQWMGDDDAYVCILEDQTVHIQPSHLTGRSHPVMDSRDPLEDMAWRLADGVMQCSFRRNITFPGVKNRFDLNASYYIFLADGAADHGRIHKHSQQPLITYDKYNVTGYPENIGGSHSLLLLKVHGALMFVAWMTTVSVGVLIARFFKPVWLKPLFGDAAWFQVHRMLMLTTSALTFIAFLLPFIYRGGWNWHAGYHPYLGCIVMILAVLQLLSAAFRPPLHDPRRQMFKWTHWSMGTAARIIAVATMFLGMDLPGLNLPGPWKTYTMIGFVAWHVGTEIVLEVHTYRLSRKDEILDDDRIQILQSFTAAEAEGYAFKKAVLAIYVCGNLTFLTMFLSAINHL; encoded by the exons ATGGCAGTTCCTGGATTTACCCTTGGTGCCTTCATACTTCTGTTGCTTGTTAGTTCTGTGGCTAATTATCCCAATGGAAAAGTAACGAAGTCATGCCGTGGAATGATTCCTGAACATGGTCATACTCCACAGTCTGATCCCCCTTACTACATCTCAGTGAATCAGATGACATTCAGGCCAGGAGAGCAGATCAAAG ttACTTTGTCAGGGCCACCATTTAAAGGCTTTCTCTTAGAAGCACGTGATGAGAATTTGACTGGCCCTCCTATTGGCTCCTTCACATTGATTGACAGTCAAGTGTCACAGCTTCTGACCTGTGAAGATATACAG gGATCAGCTGTGAGTCACACAAGTCCATccaataaaagagaaattaaagtctATTGGAATGCTCCAAGCAGTGCCCCAAACCACATAAAGTTTCT AGCCACAGTTGTTGAGAAGTACGATACCTACTGGGTGAGGATTCCTGGTCCTATAATTTCACAACCAAACGTCCTTCCTTTTACAACACCGAAAGCTACCATAGCACCTATGCCAACATTGCCTCCAGTCTCCCATTTAACGAAATCA TTCAATGCTTCAGATTGTGGGAACAAGAAGTTCTGTATTAGGAGTCCTTTGAACTGTGACCCGGAGAAAGAGCTTGCCTGTGTCTTCTTGTCCTTCACGCGAGATGCCAAGTCAGTGATGGTTGAAATGAGCGGTCCCAGTAAAGGCTATTTATCCTTTGCATTTTCTCACGACCAATGGATG GGTGATGATGATGCTTATGTGTGTATTCTTGAAGATCAGACTGTGCACATACAACCTTCCCATCTGACAGGGCGAAGTCACCCTGTAATGGACTCCAGG GATCCTCTTGAGGATATGGCTTGGAGGTTGGCAGATGGTGTTATGCAGTGTTCTTTCAGAAGAAACATTACCTTTCCTGGGGTTAAGAATAGATTTGATCTAAATGCAAGCTACTACATATTTCTAGCAGATGGTGCAGCTGATCATG gtcGGATTCATAAGCATTCTCAGCAACCTTTGATTACATATGACAAATACAATGTGACAGGCTATCCAGAGAACATAGGAGGATCCCATTCTTTACTCCTTCTGAAGGTTCATG GTGCCTTAATGTTTGTGGCATGGATGACTACAGTTAGCGTAGGTGTACTGATTGCCCGGTTCTTCAAACCTGTTTGGTTAAAGCCTTTATTTGGTGATGCAGCTTGGTTTCAG GTACATCGAATGCTCATGCTTACTACTTCTGCCCTCACTTTCATtgcttttcttctgccttttattTACAGAGGAGGCTGGAATTGG CATGCAGGTTATCACCCATACCTTGGTTGTATAGTGATGATTTTAGCAGTTCTTCAGCTTCTTTCGGCAGCCTTCAGACCACCTTTACATGACCCAAG AAGGCAAATGTTTAAGTGGACTCATTGGAGTATGGGAACAGCTGCTAGAATAATAGCAG TGGCAACAATGTTCCTGGGAATGGATTTACCAGGATTGAATCTTCCTGGGCCATGGAAAACCTATACAATGATTGGATTTGTAGCCTGGCATGTTGGGACAGAGATTGTTCTGGAGGTACACACTTACCGACTCTCTAGAAAAG ATGAAATATTGGATGATGATAGAATTCAGATCCTCCAGTCATTTACTGCAGCTGAAGCAGAa ggttATGCTTTTAAAAAGGCGGTGTTAGCAATCTATGTCTGTGGGAATTTGACTTTTCTCACTATGTTCTTATCTGCAATCAACCATCTATGA
- the FRRS1 gene encoding ferric-chelate reductase 1 isoform X2, with protein MKRVIMAVPGFTLGAFILLLLVSSVANYPNGKVTKSCRGMIPEHGHTPQSDPPYYISVNQMTFRPGEQIKVTLSGPPFKGFLLEARDENLTGPPIGSFTLIDSQVSQLLTCEDIQGSAVSHTSPSNKREIKVYWNAPSSAPNHIKFLATVVEKYDTYWVRIPGPIISQPNVLPFTTPKATIAPMPTLPPVSHLTKSFNASDCGNKKFCIRSPLNCDPEKELACVFLSFTRDAKSVMVEMSGPSKGYLSFAFSHDQWMGDDDAYVCILEDQTVHIQPSHLTGRSHPVMDSRDPLEDMAWRLADGVMQCSFRRNITFPGVKNRFDLNASYYIFLADGAADHGRIHKHSQQPLITYDKYNVTGYPENIGGSHSLLLLKVHGALMFVAWMTTVSVGVLIARFFKPVWLKPLFGDAAWFQVHRMLMLTTSALTFIAFLLPFIYRGGWNWHAGYHPYLGCIVMILAVLQLLSAAFRPPLHDPRRQMFKWTHWSMGTAARIIAVATMFLGMDLPGLNLPGPWKTYTMIGFVAWHVGTEIVLEVHTYRLSRKDEILDDDRIQILQSFTAAEAEGYAFKKAVLAIYVCGNLTFLTMFLSAINHL; from the exons ATGGCAGTTCCTGGATTTACCCTTGGTGCCTTCATACTTCTGTTGCTTGTTAGTTCTGTGGCTAATTATCCCAATGGAAAAGTAACGAAGTCATGCCGTGGAATGATTCCTGAACATGGTCATACTCCACAGTCTGATCCCCCTTACTACATCTCAGTGAATCAGATGACATTCAGGCCAGGAGAGCAGATCAAAG ttACTTTGTCAGGGCCACCATTTAAAGGCTTTCTCTTAGAAGCACGTGATGAGAATTTGACTGGCCCTCCTATTGGCTCCTTCACATTGATTGACAGTCAAGTGTCACAGCTTCTGACCTGTGAAGATATACAG gGATCAGCTGTGAGTCACACAAGTCCATccaataaaagagaaattaaagtctATTGGAATGCTCCAAGCAGTGCCCCAAACCACATAAAGTTTCT AGCCACAGTTGTTGAGAAGTACGATACCTACTGGGTGAGGATTCCTGGTCCTATAATTTCACAACCAAACGTCCTTCCTTTTACAACACCGAAAGCTACCATAGCACCTATGCCAACATTGCCTCCAGTCTCCCATTTAACGAAATCA TTCAATGCTTCAGATTGTGGGAACAAGAAGTTCTGTATTAGGAGTCCTTTGAACTGTGACCCGGAGAAAGAGCTTGCCTGTGTCTTCTTGTCCTTCACGCGAGATGCCAAGTCAGTGATGGTTGAAATGAGCGGTCCCAGTAAAGGCTATTTATCCTTTGCATTTTCTCACGACCAATGGATG GGTGATGATGATGCTTATGTGTGTATTCTTGAAGATCAGACTGTGCACATACAACCTTCCCATCTGACAGGGCGAAGTCACCCTGTAATGGACTCCAGG GATCCTCTTGAGGATATGGCTTGGAGGTTGGCAGATGGTGTTATGCAGTGTTCTTTCAGAAGAAACATTACCTTTCCTGGGGTTAAGAATAGATTTGATCTAAATGCAAGCTACTACATATTTCTAGCAGATGGTGCAGCTGATCATG gtcGGATTCATAAGCATTCTCAGCAACCTTTGATTACATATGACAAATACAATGTGACAGGCTATCCAGAGAACATAGGAGGATCCCATTCTTTACTCCTTCTGAAGGTTCATG GTGCCTTAATGTTTGTGGCATGGATGACTACAGTTAGCGTAGGTGTACTGATTGCCCGGTTCTTCAAACCTGTTTGGTTAAAGCCTTTATTTGGTGATGCAGCTTGGTTTCAG GTACATCGAATGCTCATGCTTACTACTTCTGCCCTCACTTTCATtgcttttcttctgccttttattTACAGAGGAGGCTGGAATTGG CATGCAGGTTATCACCCATACCTTGGTTGTATAGTGATGATTTTAGCAGTTCTTCAGCTTCTTTCGGCAGCCTTCAGACCACCTTTACATGACCCAAG AAGGCAAATGTTTAAGTGGACTCATTGGAGTATGGGAACAGCTGCTAGAATAATAGCAG TGGCAACAATGTTCCTGGGAATGGATTTACCAGGATTGAATCTTCCTGGGCCATGGAAAACCTATACAATGATTGGATTTGTAGCCTGGCATGTTGGGACAGAGATTGTTCTGGAGGTACACACTTACCGACTCTCTAGAAAAG ATGAAATATTGGATGATGATAGAATTCAGATCCTCCAGTCATTTACTGCAGCTGAAGCAGAa ggttATGCTTTTAAAAAGGCGGTGTTAGCAATCTATGTCTGTGGGAATTTGACTTTTCTCACTATGTTCTTATCTGCAATCAACCATCTATGA
- the FRRS1 gene encoding ferric-chelate reductase 1 isoform X1, with the protein MDGIMEVPVRRQNMERKKSEMAVPGFTLGAFILLLLVSSVANYPNGKVTKSCRGMIPEHGHTPQSDPPYYISVNQMTFRPGEQIKVTLSGPPFKGFLLEARDENLTGPPIGSFTLIDSQVSQLLTCEDIQGSAVSHTSPSNKREIKVYWNAPSSAPNHIKFLATVVEKYDTYWVRIPGPIISQPNVLPFTTPKATIAPMPTLPPVSHLTKSFNASDCGNKKFCIRSPLNCDPEKELACVFLSFTRDAKSVMVEMSGPSKGYLSFAFSHDQWMGDDDAYVCILEDQTVHIQPSHLTGRSHPVMDSRDPLEDMAWRLADGVMQCSFRRNITFPGVKNRFDLNASYYIFLADGAADHGRIHKHSQQPLITYDKYNVTGYPENIGGSHSLLLLKVHGALMFVAWMTTVSVGVLIARFFKPVWLKPLFGDAAWFQVHRMLMLTTSALTFIAFLLPFIYRGGWNWHAGYHPYLGCIVMILAVLQLLSAAFRPPLHDPRRQMFKWTHWSMGTAARIIAVATMFLGMDLPGLNLPGPWKTYTMIGFVAWHVGTEIVLEVHTYRLSRKDEILDDDRIQILQSFTAAEAEGYAFKKAVLAIYVCGNLTFLTMFLSAINHL; encoded by the exons ATGGCAGTTCCTGGATTTACCCTTGGTGCCTTCATACTTCTGTTGCTTGTTAGTTCTGTGGCTAATTATCCCAATGGAAAAGTAACGAAGTCATGCCGTGGAATGATTCCTGAACATGGTCATACTCCACAGTCTGATCCCCCTTACTACATCTCAGTGAATCAGATGACATTCAGGCCAGGAGAGCAGATCAAAG ttACTTTGTCAGGGCCACCATTTAAAGGCTTTCTCTTAGAAGCACGTGATGAGAATTTGACTGGCCCTCCTATTGGCTCCTTCACATTGATTGACAGTCAAGTGTCACAGCTTCTGACCTGTGAAGATATACAG gGATCAGCTGTGAGTCACACAAGTCCATccaataaaagagaaattaaagtctATTGGAATGCTCCAAGCAGTGCCCCAAACCACATAAAGTTTCT AGCCACAGTTGTTGAGAAGTACGATACCTACTGGGTGAGGATTCCTGGTCCTATAATTTCACAACCAAACGTCCTTCCTTTTACAACACCGAAAGCTACCATAGCACCTATGCCAACATTGCCTCCAGTCTCCCATTTAACGAAATCA TTCAATGCTTCAGATTGTGGGAACAAGAAGTTCTGTATTAGGAGTCCTTTGAACTGTGACCCGGAGAAAGAGCTTGCCTGTGTCTTCTTGTCCTTCACGCGAGATGCCAAGTCAGTGATGGTTGAAATGAGCGGTCCCAGTAAAGGCTATTTATCCTTTGCATTTTCTCACGACCAATGGATG GGTGATGATGATGCTTATGTGTGTATTCTTGAAGATCAGACTGTGCACATACAACCTTCCCATCTGACAGGGCGAAGTCACCCTGTAATGGACTCCAGG GATCCTCTTGAGGATATGGCTTGGAGGTTGGCAGATGGTGTTATGCAGTGTTCTTTCAGAAGAAACATTACCTTTCCTGGGGTTAAGAATAGATTTGATCTAAATGCAAGCTACTACATATTTCTAGCAGATGGTGCAGCTGATCATG gtcGGATTCATAAGCATTCTCAGCAACCTTTGATTACATATGACAAATACAATGTGACAGGCTATCCAGAGAACATAGGAGGATCCCATTCTTTACTCCTTCTGAAGGTTCATG GTGCCTTAATGTTTGTGGCATGGATGACTACAGTTAGCGTAGGTGTACTGATTGCCCGGTTCTTCAAACCTGTTTGGTTAAAGCCTTTATTTGGTGATGCAGCTTGGTTTCAG GTACATCGAATGCTCATGCTTACTACTTCTGCCCTCACTTTCATtgcttttcttctgccttttattTACAGAGGAGGCTGGAATTGG CATGCAGGTTATCACCCATACCTTGGTTGTATAGTGATGATTTTAGCAGTTCTTCAGCTTCTTTCGGCAGCCTTCAGACCACCTTTACATGACCCAAG AAGGCAAATGTTTAAGTGGACTCATTGGAGTATGGGAACAGCTGCTAGAATAATAGCAG TGGCAACAATGTTCCTGGGAATGGATTTACCAGGATTGAATCTTCCTGGGCCATGGAAAACCTATACAATGATTGGATTTGTAGCCTGGCATGTTGGGACAGAGATTGTTCTGGAGGTACACACTTACCGACTCTCTAGAAAAG ATGAAATATTGGATGATGATAGAATTCAGATCCTCCAGTCATTTACTGCAGCTGAAGCAGAa ggttATGCTTTTAAAAAGGCGGTGTTAGCAATCTATGTCTGTGGGAATTTGACTTTTCTCACTATGTTCTTATCTGCAATCAACCATCTATGA
- the FRRS1 gene encoding ferric-chelate reductase 1 isoform X4: protein MDGIMEVPVRRQNMERKKSEMAVPGFTLGAFILLLLVSSVANYPNGKVTKSCRGMIPEHGHTPQSDPPYYISVNQMTFRPGEQIKVTLSGPPFKGFLLEARDENLTGPPIGSFTLIDSQVSQLLTCEDIQGSAVSHTSPSNKREIKVYWNAPSSAPNHIKFLATVVEKYDTYWVRIPGPIISQPNVLPFTTPKATIAPMPTLPPVSHLTKSFNASDCGNKKFCIRSPLNCDPEKELACVFLSFTRDAKSVMVEMSGPSKGYLSFAFSHDQWMGDDDAYVCILEDQTVHIQPSHLTGRSHPVMDSRDPLEDMAWRLADGVMQCSFRRNITFPGVKNRFDLNASYYIFLADGAADHGRIHKHSQQPLITYDKYNVTGYPENIGGSHSLLLLKVHGALMFVAWMTTVSVGVLIARFFKPVWLKPLFGDAAWFQVHRMLMLTTSALTFIAFLLPFIYRGGWNWHAGYHPYLGCIVMILAVLQLLSAAFRPPLHDPRRQMFKWTHWSMGTAARIIADEILDDDRIQILQSFTAAEAEGYAFKKAVLAIYVCGNLTFLTMFLSAINHL from the exons ATGGCAGTTCCTGGATTTACCCTTGGTGCCTTCATACTTCTGTTGCTTGTTAGTTCTGTGGCTAATTATCCCAATGGAAAAGTAACGAAGTCATGCCGTGGAATGATTCCTGAACATGGTCATACTCCACAGTCTGATCCCCCTTACTACATCTCAGTGAATCAGATGACATTCAGGCCAGGAGAGCAGATCAAAG ttACTTTGTCAGGGCCACCATTTAAAGGCTTTCTCTTAGAAGCACGTGATGAGAATTTGACTGGCCCTCCTATTGGCTCCTTCACATTGATTGACAGTCAAGTGTCACAGCTTCTGACCTGTGAAGATATACAG gGATCAGCTGTGAGTCACACAAGTCCATccaataaaagagaaattaaagtctATTGGAATGCTCCAAGCAGTGCCCCAAACCACATAAAGTTTCT AGCCACAGTTGTTGAGAAGTACGATACCTACTGGGTGAGGATTCCTGGTCCTATAATTTCACAACCAAACGTCCTTCCTTTTACAACACCGAAAGCTACCATAGCACCTATGCCAACATTGCCTCCAGTCTCCCATTTAACGAAATCA TTCAATGCTTCAGATTGTGGGAACAAGAAGTTCTGTATTAGGAGTCCTTTGAACTGTGACCCGGAGAAAGAGCTTGCCTGTGTCTTCTTGTCCTTCACGCGAGATGCCAAGTCAGTGATGGTTGAAATGAGCGGTCCCAGTAAAGGCTATTTATCCTTTGCATTTTCTCACGACCAATGGATG GGTGATGATGATGCTTATGTGTGTATTCTTGAAGATCAGACTGTGCACATACAACCTTCCCATCTGACAGGGCGAAGTCACCCTGTAATGGACTCCAGG GATCCTCTTGAGGATATGGCTTGGAGGTTGGCAGATGGTGTTATGCAGTGTTCTTTCAGAAGAAACATTACCTTTCCTGGGGTTAAGAATAGATTTGATCTAAATGCAAGCTACTACATATTTCTAGCAGATGGTGCAGCTGATCATG gtcGGATTCATAAGCATTCTCAGCAACCTTTGATTACATATGACAAATACAATGTGACAGGCTATCCAGAGAACATAGGAGGATCCCATTCTTTACTCCTTCTGAAGGTTCATG GTGCCTTAATGTTTGTGGCATGGATGACTACAGTTAGCGTAGGTGTACTGATTGCCCGGTTCTTCAAACCTGTTTGGTTAAAGCCTTTATTTGGTGATGCAGCTTGGTTTCAG GTACATCGAATGCTCATGCTTACTACTTCTGCCCTCACTTTCATtgcttttcttctgccttttattTACAGAGGAGGCTGGAATTGG CATGCAGGTTATCACCCATACCTTGGTTGTATAGTGATGATTTTAGCAGTTCTTCAGCTTCTTTCGGCAGCCTTCAGACCACCTTTACATGACCCAAG AAGGCAAATGTTTAAGTGGACTCATTGGAGTATGGGAACAGCTGCTAGAATAATAGCAG ATGAAATATTGGATGATGATAGAATTCAGATCCTCCAGTCATTTACTGCAGCTGAAGCAGAa ggttATGCTTTTAAAAAGGCGGTGTTAGCAATCTATGTCTGTGGGAATTTGACTTTTCTCACTATGTTCTTATCTGCAATCAACCATCTATGA